The region GGCGCCGGGCCGCTTCTTCAGCCCCGCGCCGATGGTCGCCACGCTGCTGGGACTGCTGTTGCTCGGCGCCGCGTACTGGTCGGAACGGATCGGTGCGCAGCCGTTGCCGGCGCAGCTGTTTGCCGCGTTGGGCGTGCTGACCTGGCTTGGCGTGCTGGCCTGCCTGGTGATGCTGCAGGGCGAGCCGCGCACGGTGTCCGGCTATCGCGTGCGCGCCACGCGCGCGCTGCGCACTGCGGTCACGCTGACGCTGTGGCTGGCGGCACTGGGCGTGGCCGATACCGCCGCGCGCACCACCTACCTGTACGCCCACGCCGCCGGGCATCCGTGGGGCGTGGCCTTGCCCGCGAGCGTGCTGGGCCTGCTGGTCTGGCTGGTGCGCTATGGCGCGCGCTGGTTCGACCCAGGCCGCAAGGGCAGCGCCGGCACGGCCTGGCGCGCACTGTGGGCACGCCTGCCGGTCTCGCTGCTGGCCGGGGCGGCCGCGGCGGTGCTGGCGCTGCTGCTGTACGTATTGTGGTCGTGGCTGGTGCTGTGGGTGCGCTGGAATGGCCGCGAGCCGGTCGACTGGCTGGTGTATGGCACCGCCTACACCGCGCCGGCGCTGGCAACCCTGACGGCGGTGGCACTGGTGCTGGCGCTGGTTGCCGGCCGCTTTACCGGGTTCCTGAACCTGTCCACGCTGCAGCCCTTCTACGCGGCGCGTCTCACGCGCGCCTACCTGGGCGCGTCCAACGGCGAGCGCTTTGCCGCACCCGATCCCGATCCGGCGGCGGACCGGCGCCGGCGCGCGCGCTTCAGCGTGGCCGAGCCCGTGCCCGGCGACCAGCTCAGCCTCAACGCCTACTATGATCCGCACGTGCTGGCGCCGCTGCACCTGATCAACGTGACGCTGAACCTGACCGTCGATCCGGCCGAGCAACTGGTCCAGCGCGACCGCAAGGGCAAGCCGCTGTGCCTGGCACCCGGCGCCGGCCTGCCGCAGCCGGGCGCCGCGAGCGCGATCGCGCCGGATGCCCATGCGCGCTTCACGGTCGACGGCTGGCAGTGCTGCCCGGATCTGTCATGGCCGTCGTCGGGCAAAGCTGGCGCAGTCGCTCACGGTGGGCGACTGGATTGCCATCTCCGGGGCGGCGGTGTCGGCCGGGCTCGGCCGTGCCACCACGCTGGGCACCTCGCTGCTGCTCGGGCTGGCCAACCTGCGGCTGGGCACGTGGTGGCCGTCGTTTCCGGCCAGCCATGCACGCCGCGGCGGGCGCGAGGGCGAGCGCTGGCGCCATCCCGAACGCGCCACGCATCCCTGGCTGGCCGCCGGCATATTCCGCACCCAGTACTACCTGGGGTGCGAGCTGAGTGGCCGCTTCCATGGCACGCGGCGCGGCTGGCAGTACCTGTCGGATGGCGGCCATTTCGACAACACCGGTGTCTACGAGCTGCTGCGCCCGGGCCGCGACGTCGCGCTGATCGTGCTGTGCGACTGCGGGGCCGATCCCGACTATCGCTTCGGCGACCTCGCCAACCTGATCCGCCTCGCGCGCATCGACCATGGCCTGGAGATCGTCGTCGATACCGAGGCCGCCACCACGCATCCGGTGCTGAGCCGCGTCTTCGGCGTGCCGGAGGATTTCCTGCCGGGCGGGGCGGCCAGCGGCCAGCGCGCCGAGAAATGCGCGCTGCTGCTCGACGTGTACCGCACCGACCCGGCTTGCGCGGCGCCGCGGGCGCGCGTCTGCCGCATCGTGCTGATCAAGCCGCGGCTGGTGTCATGGGCGCCGGCCGACGTGCGGCACTATGGCGCCACGCATCCGGACTTTCCGCAGGAGGGCACCGGCGACCAGTTCTTCGACGAGGCGCAATGGGAAAGCTACCGGGCGCTCGGGCATGCGATCGGCCGGCGGGTGCTGGGCGGCGAAGTGGGCAAGGCGCTGCTGGCGTGAACGGGGCGCTGCGCGGGCCTCAGCGCACGAAGCCGATCACGTCTTCCAGCCGGCCACTGGCGTCGCGCAGCGCCTCCAGCAGCCGCGGCACGGCGGCATCGTCCAGCCGCTGCTGCGGCCCGGCGATGGCGACCGAGCCCACCACCGCGCTGCGGTCGCGCGACCATAGGGGCAAGGCAAGGCCGGCGACGCTGGCGGCGGCTTCCTCGCGCGTATGCGCCCAGCCGCGTTCGCGCACGTCGGCCAGTTGCTGCTCGATGCGCTCGCGCTCCAGCGTGGTATGCGGCCCCATGCGCGCCATGCCCTGGCGGTAGACCTCGTCGCGGAAGGCGTCGTCCTGGAACGCCAGCATGGCCTTGGCATGCGCGCCGGCATACAGCGGAAAGCGCTCGCCCAGCTCGATCGAAAAGCGCAACTGGTGCTGGCTGTGCACCAGCCCCACGCACAGGCCTTCATGGCCGTCGAGCCACGACAGGAACACGGTCTCGCCGCTCTGCGCGGCCAGCTTCTCCAGCACCGGGCGCACGATCTCGTCGGGCGAGAAGCTCTTGCGCACCACCTGGCCCAGCTCGAACAGCCGCAGCCCCAGCGAGTACTTGCCGGTGGCCGCGTCCTGCACCAGGAAGCCGTTGGCGGCGAACGTGGCCAGCACGCGGTGCACCACGGCGTAATGCACCCCGCTGTGCTTGGCCAGCTCGCGCACGCCCCAGGTGGGCTGGCGCACGGTGAAGTAGGTCAGCAGGGCCAGTGCGCCGTCCAGTGTCTTGAGAGTCATCGATCGTTCCTTCGCATCGGGCTGAATGGTAAGGGCAAGCGGCGCGCGGCTCAATCCTTGCGCCCGGCCGCATCCAGGCCGCATCCCGTCCGTATCCAGCCGATACCCACGCCGCCCGCAGGGCCGCAAGGCGGCCGCCAGCACGATCCGCGCAGGCTCACTAACATAGCGAACCATCCGCATTGCAGCGGGCGGCGCACGCGTGGCGTACGCCGCCCGCCAGACCACGACATGAATCGCGACTCTCTCCCCGCCGGCAACGGCATCGCCTATTCGGTGCTGGACCTCGCCCCCATCCCGCAAGGCAGCGATGCCGGCCAGGCCATGCGCAACTCGCTCGACCTGGCGCGCCATGCCGAGCAGCTGGGCTACCACCGCTACTGGCTGGCCGAGCACCACAACATGCCCGGCATCGCCAGCGCCGCCACCGCGGTGCTGATAGGCTATGTCGCCAACGGCACGCAGCGCATCCGCGTGGGCTCGGGCGGCGTGATGCTGCCCAACCATTCGCCGCTGGTCATCGCCGAGCAGTTCGGCACGCTGGCCTCGCTCTATCCGGGCCGCATCGACCTGGGACTGGGCCGCGCGCCCGGCACCGACCAGGCCACGGCGCGCGCGCTGCGCCGCCATCTCTCCAGCGACAGCGCCGATACCTTCCCGCAGGACGTGGAAGAGCTCCAGGCGTATTTCGACGACGTGCGCCCCGGGCAGCGGCTGCGCGCGGTCCCCGGGGCGGGACTGAAGGTGCCGATCTGGCTGCTGGGGTCGAGCCTGTTCAGCGCGCAGCTGGCCGCGGCGATGGGGCTGCCGTTCGCCTTTGCCTCGCACTTTGCGCCGGGCTTCATGCGCCAGGCGCTGGACCTGTACCGGCGCACCTTCCGCCCGTCGGAAACCCTGGACCGTCCCTATGTGATGCTTGGCCTCAATGTGTTCGCGGCCGATACCGGGGACGAGGCCCGCCGGCTGTTCAGCTCGCTGCAGCAGCAGTTCCTGGCTCTGGTGCGCGGCACGCCGGGCCAGCTGCGCCCGCCGGTCGACGATATCGAAGCGCTCTGGAACGAGAGCGAGGCGGACCACATCCGGCGTTCGCTGGCTTGTTCGGTGGTGGGTGACCCGGATGCCGTGCGCGCCGGTATGCAGCGCTTTGTCGAGGACCTGCGCCCGGACGAGCTGATGATCACCGGACAGATCTTCGACCACGCGGCGCGCTTGCGTTCGTTCGCCATCGCCGCCGAGGCGGCGCGTACGCTGCGGCCCACCCTCGCGCCCTAAGCCGATACGGCCATGGTATGGCGTGCGCCGCACTTGCGGCGCACCGCCGCGGCCGCGCCGCGCATCCTGTTTGCGCACCGCCGCCGGGCTCGGATACATTAGAAGCCCCCAGACATGACAGAGGCGCGGCCTCCGGCACGCGCACGCAGTCCGCCCGATCCACCGCTTCATGCGAGCCATGCGCGCCGCCGGCGCAGCCCATGGCGCCAAGGGCAGCGACGACAGGAGACAGCGATGGACCTGCGGCAACGCGAGCACATCGAGACGGTGGTCCAGGCCACCACCTACCTATCCCCGCCAGCCCTGCTCGCGGACCGGATCGCGCATGACGCGATCATTCAGAACTCGTGGCGGCGCTGCGTGCACCAGTACGGGCTCGACCCTTCGCGCATGCAGGAGGCCCGCATCCTGCCGCAGACGCGCCTGCGCGAACACCAGGAACGCATCGACGACTTCGCCCGCATCGCGCGCCACGGGCTGCAAAGCCTGCACGCCCAGGTGGCGGCACTGGGCTACGTGGTGCTGCTGACCGATGCCCAGGGCGTGACGGTCGACTATATCGGCGACACCCACAGCGATGCCGCGCTGCGGCACGCGGGCCTCTATCTCGGCGCCGAATGGAGCGAGAGCGGCGCGGGCACCTGCGCGGTCGGCACCGCGCTGGTCACCGGGCAGGCGCTGACGGTGCACCAGGCCGACCATTTCGATGCCACCCATATCCCGCTGACCTGCACCGCCGCGCCGCTGTTCGACACGCATGGCAAGCTGCACGCCATCCTCGACATCTCGGCGCTGGTCTCGCCGCAAGCCAAGGACAGCCAGGGCCTGGCGCTGCAGATGGTGCGCATCTACGCGGCGCATATCGAGAACGCCAATTTCCTGCGGGCGCATCGGCGCGACTGGATCCTGAAGCTGAACGTCGCGCCAGAGTTCGTCGACGTCAACCCGGAATACCTGTTGGCGCTCGACGATGCCGGGCGCATCGTCGGCCACAACCATCGTGCCCGCCTGATGCTGGAGACCGAACTGAGCGGCATGCCGGGCGCCACCGTGCTGGGGCAGCCGTTCGAGACCTTGTTCGACGCCCGGCTGGAAGAGTTGGGCCGCTATGTCTACTCGCGTCCCAGCGAGCAGCGCCTGGTGGCGCTCAACCGCAGCGGCGGCCTGCTGTACCTGAGCGTGATGCCGCCCGCGCTGGGCTGGCAGGCACCCGCGGCGCCGGCGCAGGTAGCGATGCCGGCGCCGCTGGCGGCGCTCAGCGGCGGCGACGCCGCGCTGGCACAGCAACTGGAACGGGCGGCACGCCTGGTCGATTCCCCGATCCACCTGCTGATTCATGGCGAAACCGGCAGCGGCAAGGAGTTCTTCGCCAAGGCGCTGCACCAGGCCAGCGCGCGCCGCGCCGGGCCTTTTGTCGCCGTGAACTGCGCGGCGATACCCGAGACGCTGATCGAGAGCGAGCTGTTCGGCCACCTGCCCAACAGCTTCTCCGGGGCCGGCTCGCGCGGCAAGCGCGGGC is a window of Cupriavidus taiwanensis LMG 19424 DNA encoding:
- a CDS encoding IclR family transcriptional regulator — encoded protein: MTLKTLDGALALLTYFTVRQPTWGVRELAKHSGVHYAVVHRVLATFAANGFLVQDAATGKYSLGLRLFELGQVVRKSFSPDEIVRPVLEKLAAQSGETVFLSWLDGHEGLCVGLVHSQHQLRFSIELGERFPLYAGAHAKAMLAFQDDAFRDEVYRQGMARMGPHTTLERERIEQQLADVRERGWAHTREEAAASVAGLALPLWSRDRSAVVGSVAIAGPQQRLDDAAVPRLLEALRDASGRLEDVIGFVR
- a CDS encoding LLM class flavin-dependent oxidoreductase — protein: MNRDSLPAGNGIAYSVLDLAPIPQGSDAGQAMRNSLDLARHAEQLGYHRYWLAEHHNMPGIASAATAVLIGYVANGTQRIRVGSGGVMLPNHSPLVIAEQFGTLASLYPGRIDLGLGRAPGTDQATARALRRHLSSDSADTFPQDVEELQAYFDDVRPGQRLRAVPGAGLKVPIWLLGSSLFSAQLAAAMGLPFAFASHFAPGFMRQALDLYRRTFRPSETLDRPYVMLGLNVFAADTGDEARRLFSSLQQQFLALVRGTPGQLRPPVDDIEALWNESEADHIRRSLACSVVGDPDAVRAGMQRFVEDLRPDELMITGQIFDHAARLRSFAIAAEAARTLRPTLAP
- a CDS encoding sigma-54-dependent Fis family transcriptional regulator, which translates into the protein MDLRQREHIETVVQATTYLSPPALLADRIAHDAIIQNSWRRCVHQYGLDPSRMQEARILPQTRLREHQERIDDFARIARHGLQSLHAQVAALGYVVLLTDAQGVTVDYIGDTHSDAALRHAGLYLGAEWSESGAGTCAVGTALVTGQALTVHQADHFDATHIPLTCTAAPLFDTHGKLHAILDISALVSPQAKDSQGLALQMVRIYAAHIENANFLRAHRRDWILKLNVAPEFVDVNPEYLLALDDAGRIVGHNHRARLMLETELSGMPGATVLGQPFETLFDARLEELGRYVYSRPSEQRLVALNRSGGLLYLSVMPPALGWQAPAAPAQVAMPAPLAALSGGDAALAQQLERAARLVDSPIHLLIHGETGSGKEFFAKALHQASARRAGPFVAVNCAAIPETLIESELFGHLPNSFSGAGSRGKRGLIQEADGGTLFLDEIGDMPRELQSRLLRVLAEGEVLPVGAARPVPVRLCVISATHHRLEQLVAEGRFREDLYYRLNGARFELPPLRARTDLDWLVRKLLQEGAGEPVTLSPAASERLRRHRWPGNLRELRNVLEYARAVCSGGYIDVHDLPDAVAGTAEPAAVAAQPASADRAPEHGTAAPFDPHQLPPEGMLLMQYLRASGWNLSAVARQIGISRMTLYRRMERYGIQSPNRRDGGEQA